The nucleotide sequence CCAAGCTCTTCATAACGGTCTTCAATTGCTTGTAATTGATCGTACATGCTTATTCTCCTTCTGTAATCATTGATGGGTGAAAGTAATGTTTTCGACAAACGGGGTAATAAGCTTCATTTCCGCCAATTTGCACTTGATCGCCTTCATAAACAGGGTTTCCATCAATATAATGTAAATTCATGATTGCTTTTTTGTGGCAGAACCAACAGATTGTTTTCATTTCTTCGATTTTGTCTGCATAAAGCAATAAATATTTTGATCCTTCAAATAACTCGTTTCGAAAATCATTTTTCAAACCAAATGCCATAACCGGAATATCCAATTCGTCCACAATTCTCGTAAAAGCAATGACATGTTTCTTTTTTAAGAATTGCGCTTCATCGATCAGCACACAATAGGGTTTGCTTTCCATTTTCTGAATTACGTCAAATACGTCTGTTTCTTCAAATATCGGCATCGCATTACGTTTCAGTCCGATTCGGCTTGAAACAACGCCTAAACCATCTCTTGTATCAATACCGCTTGTCATTAAGACAACTGGCTTATTTTGTTCTTCATAATTATGTGCGACTTTTAGGATCTCGATCGTCTTGCCGCTATTCATTGCGCCATACTTAAAAAATAGTTGTGCCATGCTCTTTTTCACCTTCCAGTTTGTTCCTATGGTATTATACTTGATTTTCAGCATTTTTTACAGTGAGAATTTTCATCAAGCACAGATTAGTATTAAATCTATTGCTCACTTTTGTTCCAATTTTTTGACAAGAACTAAACATGGGTTCCATTCATCCCATAAATTTGGAAAAACTTCCAACCTTGAAAATCCTAATGATTCGTAGAAACAAATAGTTTGATCATATATAGAGTAGTGCCCCTCGTCTACAGTCTTCACTTGCAAATATTTGTAATGTTTTGCTGCGTAACCTTCTGCTTCTTTAAAAAGTTTTGTTCCTAATCCTTGGTGATGATAGTCTTTTTTTATTCCCATACAATAGAATAGATTTCGGCAGTATCTTCACTTGTCTGTGAAAGAGTGATAAAGCCTAAATATTCTTCTTTTCTTTTTTCACACCATAAAGGTAGTTTACTTGATTCCTCGATATATTTTTCCGTTGATTCAGGAAGCCCAAACCACTCAGGCAAGTCTAGTAATATTTCTCGGACACACTTTCCTTTTTCCTCTCTATCTTTTACAAACGATATCGGCATATTCTTTCTAGATTCTCCCTTTTTGAATTGAGTATAGCATGCTTTCTTTCTTTTCACGTGCTATAATAAGTTAAAATTTCAAAGTTTTACGTAAGGAGCTATTTGATGACAAAAAATATTTTTGATTCCATCGCTAACCATTATGATTCCCCTGACCGTCAAGCATTAGCCAAGATTATTCGCGAAGAACTAACTACTTATCTACCGCGCGACAGCCACCAAAAAGTCCTGCTGGATTACGGAGGCGGAACTGGGCTTGTTAGTTTACCGCTTGCGGAAAGATTCAAAGAACTGATCATTGCCGATGCTTCAGAAACTATGCTGAAAATGGCAGAAGAAAAGATCCAAGCAGCAGATCTGAAAAATGTCCGAACGATCCACGCTGATGCTTCTGTCGAATTTCCTGCTGTCCAAGCTAATCTCATCCTTCTATCACTTGTACTTTTACACATTCCTGATACGGAGAATATTCTTACAAAACTTTATGAAATTTTAGCTCCTGGCGGTCAATTGATCATCGTAGACTTTGACAAGAATGAACAAATTAGTCATCCGAAAGTCCATAATGGCTTTAGCCAAGAAGAATTGAATAATCGATTGGAAAAAACGGGCTTTGTCTCTGCTACTAGTCATACCTTCCATCGTGGGGAAAAGCTATTTATGAACAAAAACGCTTCGCTTTTCTTATCCATCAGCCAAAAAGCTTAAAATGAGATTGCAAAAAAAGTGAGCAACTCCAAGAAATAAGAAGGAATTTTCGGAAAAAGAAGCTGT is from Enterococcus faecium and encodes:
- a CDS encoding thymidine kinase, with protein sequence MAQLFFKYGAMNSGKTIEILKVAHNYEEQNKPVVLMTSGIDTRDGLGVVSSRIGLKRNAMPIFEETDVFDVIQKMESKPYCVLIDEAQFLKKKHVIAFTRIVDELDIPVMAFGLKNDFRNELFEGSKYLLLYADKIEEMKTICWFCHKKAIMNLHYIDGNPVYEGDQVQIGGNEAYYPVCRKHYFHPSMITEGE
- a CDS encoding GNAT family N-acetyltransferase, with the protein product MGIKKDYHHQGLGTKLFKEAEGYAAKHYKYLQVKTVDEGHYSIYDQTICFYESLGFSRLEVFPNLWDEWNPCLVLVKKLEQK
- a CDS encoding class I SAM-dependent methyltransferase; this translates as MTKNIFDSIANHYDSPDRQALAKIIREELTTYLPRDSHQKVLLDYGGGTGLVSLPLAERFKELIIADASETMLKMAEEKIQAADLKNVRTIHADASVEFPAVQANLILLSLVLLHIPDTENILTKLYEILAPGGQLIIVDFDKNEQISHPKVHNGFSQEELNNRLEKTGFVSATSHTFHRGEKLFMNKNASLFLSISQKA